A region from the Mycobacterium heidelbergense genome encodes:
- the rplX gene encoding 50S ribosomal protein L24, with amino-acid sequence MKVRKGDTVLVIAGKDKGAKGKVLQAYPERDRVLVEGVNRIKKHTAISTNQRGAQSGGIVTQEAPIHVSNVMVVDSDGKPARVGYRVDEETGKRVRVSKRNGKDI; translated from the coding sequence ATGAAGGTCCGCAAGGGCGACACCGTCCTGGTGATCGCCGGCAAGGATAAAGGGGCCAAGGGCAAAGTCTTGCAGGCGTACCCGGAACGCGACCGGGTGCTGGTCGAGGGCGTCAACCGGATCAAGAAGCACACCGCGATCTCGACCAACCAGCGCGGGGCGCAGTCGGGCGGCATCGTCACCCAGGAGGCCCCGATCCACGTGTCCAACGTGATGGTCGTCGACTCGGACGGCAAGCCCGCCCGCGTCGGTTACCGGGTCGACGAGGAGACCGGCAAGCGGGTCCGCGTCTCCAAGCGCAATGGCAAGGACATCTGA
- the rplE gene encoding 50S ribosomal protein L5, translated as MSTAEKVQPRLKERYAKEIRDSLHQQFGYGNVMQIPTVTKVVVNMGVGEAARDAKLINGAVNDLALITGQKPEVRKARKSIAQFKLREGMPIGVRVTLRGDRMWEFLDRLTSIALPRIRDFRGLSPKQFDGVGNYTFGLAEQSVFHEIDVDKIDRVRGMDINVVTSATTDDEGRALLRALGFPFKEN; from the coding sequence ATGAGCACTGCAGAAAAGGTTCAGCCGCGCCTCAAGGAGCGCTACGCCAAAGAGATTCGGGATTCGTTGCACCAGCAGTTCGGCTACGGCAACGTTATGCAGATCCCGACCGTGACGAAGGTCGTCGTCAACATGGGCGTCGGTGAAGCGGCCCGCGACGCCAAGCTGATCAACGGCGCGGTCAACGACCTGGCGCTGATCACCGGGCAGAAACCCGAGGTTCGCAAGGCGCGCAAGTCCATCGCGCAGTTCAAGTTGCGCGAGGGCATGCCGATCGGCGTCCGGGTCACCCTGCGCGGGGACCGGATGTGGGAGTTCCTCGACCGGCTCACGTCGATCGCGCTCCCGCGCATCCGTGACTTTCGCGGGCTTTCGCCCAAGCAGTTCGACGGTGTCGGCAACTACACCTTCGGGCTGGCCGAGCAGTCGGTATTCCACGAGATCGACGTGGACAAGATCGACCGGGTCCGCGGGATGGACATCAACGTCGTCACCTCGGCGACGACCG
- a CDS encoding DinB family protein: MAASDAENHSSRESLPALAAEDHTCDVCGLTYRQISVGDAVDSIVGIPRAVREAVHSIPADVRRMRPGPTVWTVAEYVCHLRDVYVTFTIRLHRTRTEYQPALEPMFNDLRARRFRYNDCDLAATLSEVATAAAGFCEEIARTGEPDWDRVATRLPGEHRTARWLVRQAMHEGVHHLGDIRTIGERLSRAAIDP, from the coding sequence GTGGCCGCGTCGGATGCAGAGAACCACTCGAGCCGCGAGTCGCTACCGGCGCTGGCCGCTGAGGATCACACCTGCGATGTCTGTGGGCTGACTTACCGGCAGATCAGCGTCGGCGATGCGGTCGACTCCATCGTCGGCATCCCGCGCGCTGTCCGGGAGGCGGTGCACTCAATCCCGGCTGACGTGCGCAGGATGCGGCCCGGTCCTACCGTGTGGACGGTTGCCGAGTATGTCTGCCATCTCCGCGATGTCTACGTCACCTTCACTATCCGATTGCACCGCACGCGGACCGAATACCAGCCCGCCTTGGAGCCAATGTTCAACGATTTGCGGGCGCGTCGTTTCCGGTACAACGACTGCGACCTCGCCGCCACGCTTAGCGAGGTTGCGACCGCCGCAGCGGGTTTCTGTGAAGAAATTGCCCGCACGGGGGAGCCGGACTGGGACCGTGTCGCAACCCGGTTGCCAGGCGAACACCGCACCGCACGCTGGCTGGTTCGCCAGGCAATGCACGAGGGCGTTCACCATCTCGGCGATATCCGCACGATCGGCGAAAGGCTCAGCAGAGCCGCTATAGACCCCTGA
- the rplN gene encoding 50S ribosomal protein L14: MIQQESRLKVADNTGAKEILCIRVLGGSSRRYAGIGDVIVATVKDAIPGGNVKRGDVVKAVVVRTVKERRRPDGSYIKFDENAAVIIKPDNDPRGTRIFGPVGRELREKRFMKIISLAPEVL; encoded by the coding sequence GTGATTCAGCAGGAATCGCGGCTGAAGGTCGCCGACAACACCGGGGCCAAGGAGATCTTGTGCATCCGGGTGCTCGGCGGTTCGTCGCGACGCTACGCGGGCATCGGTGACGTCATCGTCGCCACCGTCAAGGACGCCATCCCCGGCGGCAACGTCAAGCGCGGCGACGTCGTCAAGGCCGTCGTGGTGCGCACCGTCAAGGAGCGCAGGCGGCCCGACGGCAGCTACATCAAGTTCGACGAAAACGCCGCGGTGATCATCAAGCCCGACAACGACCCGCGCGGGACGCGCATCTTCGGCCCAGTCGGCCGCGAACTGCGTGAGAAGCGATTCATGAAGATCATCTCGCTGGCCCCGGAGGTGTTGTAG
- a CDS encoding ribbon-helix-helix protein, CopG family: MLEAVDSSEYTTASATQPNREKAQTLTVRLTDDEMTRLRAAAAERGLPVSAVVRTAIAHELAPQHDDGTRALITALHDHNLTIVRTAK; this comes from the coding sequence ATGCTGGAAGCCGTCGACAGCTCTGAATACACGACCGCGTCGGCCACCCAACCCAACCGCGAAAAGGCCCAAACCCTTACCGTGCGCCTCACCGACGATGAGATGACCCGGCTACGCGCCGCTGCCGCAGAACGCGGCCTACCGGTATCGGCCGTGGTGCGCACAGCCATCGCCCATGAACTGGCGCCACAACACGACGACGGGACCCGCGCACTTATCACCGCGCTACATGATCACAACCTCACCATCGTCAGAACGGCGAAGTGA